In one window of Sphingomonas glaciei DNA:
- a CDS encoding acetyl-CoA carboxylase biotin carboxylase subunit: MFSKILIANRGEIACRVIRTARRMGIKTVAVYSDADARAPHVELADEAVRLGPPPAGESYLKADLIIAACKATGAEAVHPGYGFLSERASFVEALAAENIAFIGPPANAIAAMGDKIESKKLALAAGVNVVPGFLGDIATTDDAVRIAGEIGYPVMMKASAGGGGKGMRLAWSEQDVRDGFEATKREGLASFGDDRVFIEKFIESPRHIEIQLLGDRHGNIVYLNERECSIQRRHQKVVEEAPSPFVTPKMRKAMGEQCVALAQAVGYHSAGTVELIVSGADTTGESFYFLEMNTRLQVEHPVTEEITGLDLVEQMIRVAAGEPLGFTQDDVQLNGWSVETRVYAEDPYRGFLPSTGRLVRYRPAKVGIEGDTRTRVDDGVRQGGEISMFYDPMIAKLITWAPTREAAIEAQVEALDGFDIGGISHNVDFLSALMQHPRFRSGEITTGFIAEEYPDGFAGAPLDEALTADLSALAAFIGTVHETRALQIDQQLGTPAPTAREHVVRLDGGAEHRVHFALDKVRVDGGEPLAFEADYVPGQRLIRARIGHRARILLVEKQGRAWRMTTRGGSHRVTVMTPMVAELARHMIEKIPPDLSRFLLAPMPGLVTRLDVAVGDKVEAGQPIAVMEAMKMENILRAEKSATVKATPVAAGSSVAVDEVIVEFE; encoded by the coding sequence ATGTTCTCCAAGATACTGATCGCCAATCGCGGTGAAATCGCTTGCCGCGTGATCCGCACCGCGCGCCGCATGGGCATCAAAACGGTTGCCGTTTATTCGGACGCTGACGCCCGCGCCCCCCACGTCGAACTGGCTGACGAAGCTGTTCGCCTGGGGCCACCGCCGGCCGGCGAAAGCTATCTCAAGGCCGACCTGATCATCGCCGCGTGCAAGGCGACCGGCGCCGAGGCGGTGCATCCGGGCTACGGCTTCCTGTCCGAGCGCGCCAGCTTCGTCGAAGCGCTGGCGGCGGAGAATATCGCCTTCATCGGCCCGCCGGCCAACGCGATCGCCGCGATGGGCGACAAGATCGAATCCAAGAAGCTGGCCCTAGCTGCCGGCGTCAATGTCGTACCGGGGTTCCTCGGCGACATCGCCACCACCGATGACGCGGTGCGGATCGCCGGCGAGATCGGCTATCCGGTGATGATGAAGGCCTCCGCCGGCGGCGGCGGCAAGGGCATGCGCCTGGCCTGGAGCGAGCAGGACGTGCGCGACGGCTTTGAGGCGACAAAGCGCGAGGGCCTCGCCAGCTTCGGCGACGACCGGGTCTTCATCGAGAAGTTCATCGAAAGCCCGCGCCACATCGAGATCCAGCTGCTCGGCGACAGGCATGGCAACATCGTCTACCTGAACGAGCGCGAATGCAGCATCCAGCGTCGCCACCAGAAGGTGGTGGAGGAAGCACCGTCGCCGTTCGTCACGCCGAAGATGCGCAAGGCGATGGGCGAGCAGTGCGTCGCGCTGGCCCAGGCGGTCGGCTATCACAGCGCCGGTACGGTCGAGCTGATCGTATCGGGCGCCGACACCACCGGCGAGAGCTTCTACTTCCTCGAAATGAACACCCGGCTGCAGGTCGAGCATCCGGTCACTGAGGAGATCACCGGCCTCGACCTCGTCGAGCAGATGATCCGCGTCGCTGCGGGTGAGCCGCTCGGCTTCACCCAGGACGACGTCCAGCTGAATGGCTGGAGCGTCGAGACCCGGGTCTATGCCGAGGACCCCTATCGCGGCTTCCTGCCGAGCACGGGGCGGCTGGTCCGCTACCGGCCGGCAAAGGTCGGCATCGAGGGCGACACCCGCACGCGGGTCGACGACGGCGTCCGCCAGGGCGGCGAGATCTCGATGTTCTACGATCCGATGATCGCCAAGCTGATCACCTGGGCACCGACCCGCGAGGCGGCGATCGAGGCGCAGGTCGAGGCGCTGGACGGGTTCGACATCGGCGGGATCAGCCATAACGTCGACTTCCTGTCGGCGCTGATGCAGCACCCGCGTTTCCGCTCGGGCGAGATCACAACCGGCTTCATCGCCGAGGAATATCCCGACGGCTTCGCCGGGGCGCCGCTGGACGAGGCCCTGACCGCCGACCTCAGCGCACTCGCCGCCTTCATCGGCACAGTGCACGAAACCCGAGCACTCCAGATCGACCAGCAACTCGGCACGCCCGCCCCCACCGCGCGCGAGCATGTCGTCCGGCTCGATGGCGGCGCCGAGCATCGCGTCCATTTTGCCCTCGACAAGGTGCGGGTGGACGGCGGCGAGCCCCTCGCGTTCGAGGCCGACTATGTCCCCGGCCAGCGGCTGATCCGCGCCCGTATCGGCCACCGCGCTCGGATCCTGCTGGTCGAGAAGCAGGGCCGGGCATGGCGCATGACCACGCGCGGCGGCAGCCACAGGGTCACCGTGATGACCCCGATGGTCGCCGAATTGGCCCGGCACATGATCGAGAAGATCCCGCCCGACCTGTCGCGCTTCCTCCTCGCGCCGATGCCGGGGCTGGTCACGCGGCTCGACGTTGCGGTCGGCGACAAGGTCGAGGCCGGCCAGCCGATCGCCGTCATGGAGGCGATGAAAATGGAGAACATCCTGCGCGCCGAGAAAAGCGCGACGGTCAAGGCCACCCCGGTCGCCGCCGGATCGAGCGTTGCCGTCGACGAGGTCATCGTCGAGTTCGAGTAG
- a CDS encoding alpha/beta hydrolase, whose protein sequence is MKVPLAALLLATPAALQAQAPAAATPITIGVSRTLQSRALGEQRTINVVLPVSYAKAANRRFPVIYLLDGGVDQDLLHVAGVVQLGSISGRMDDAIVVGIETKDRRRELVGKTQDPELLRKYPAAGSSGAFRAFVRDEVKPLIEAQYRTAGKGVVIGESLAGLFVVETYMVEPTLFDGYAAIDPSLWWDKQALSRRAAIIGTAQRGKRLYVALAKEQLEEPAAANRVAAAARAAGTDLCVAPRLDQTHATIYHQVEAQALQFLLPPGQAASPEFGFEVHCGPAPVKAN, encoded by the coding sequence ATGAAGGTCCCGCTTGCGGCGCTGCTGCTTGCAACTCCAGCTGCGCTGCAGGCACAGGCTCCCGCGGCCGCCACGCCGATCACAATCGGAGTCAGCCGCACTCTTCAGTCCAGGGCGCTGGGCGAGCAGCGAACGATCAACGTCGTACTGCCCGTCAGCTACGCTAAGGCCGCAAACCGCCGCTTCCCGGTGATCTACCTGTTGGACGGCGGAGTTGACCAGGACCTGCTGCATGTCGCGGGTGTGGTCCAGCTGGGTTCGATCTCGGGCCGGATGGACGACGCCATCGTAGTCGGGATCGAGACCAAGGATCGCCGCCGCGAACTGGTCGGCAAGACGCAAGATCCCGAGCTCCTCCGCAAGTACCCCGCTGCCGGTTCGTCCGGCGCCTTTCGCGCCTTTGTCCGCGACGAGGTGAAGCCCTTGATCGAGGCGCAGTATCGCACGGCCGGCAAGGGCGTGGTGATCGGCGAGTCGCTTGCCGGCCTGTTCGTGGTCGAAACCTACATGGTCGAGCCCACCCTGTTCGACGGTTACGCCGCGATCGATCCCAGCTTGTGGTGGGACAAGCAGGCCCTGAGCCGCCGCGCTGCCATCATCGGCACCGCCCAGCGCGGCAAGCGCCTGTATGTCGCCCTCGCTAAGGAACAGCTGGAAGAGCCCGCCGCGGCCAACCGCGTGGCCGCCGCGGCGCGGGCCGCCGGCACCGACCTGTGCGTTGCTCCGCGGCTCGATCAGACCCACGCCACCATCTATCACCAAGTCGAGGCGCAGGCGCTCCAGTTCCTGCTTCCGCCCGGCCAAGCCGCGTCTCCCGAGTTTGGCTTCGAGGTCCACTGCGGCCCCGCTCCGGTGAAGGCGAACTAG